In a single window of the Pseudogemmatithrix spongiicola genome:
- a CDS encoding SRPBCC family protein has protein sequence MPISSVSSDPETLTLTIVADYPCTLERLWEAYVDPRQLERFWGPEQWPATFTRHEVYPGGESHYYMTGPNGEMSRGWFKFMRVDPYALMEMEDGFADEDGNRNAAMPTMRMSFRFERTKQGARYTSVTHFPSLEAMEQLVKMGMIEGTKSAMGQIDAVLADLKAFAADRTVDAQILSDTQVRISRVIRGSVEQVWRAHHEPALMQRWLLGPDGWTMPVCEVATRVGQSYRYEWESDDKAQRFGFTGELLESTAPYRAVTSEQMMGMDGPGTRNEMTLTALPTGTLLSLVITYPSKEIRDMVLGTGMTVGMETSYARLEREVLAVA, from the coding sequence ATGCCGATCTCGTCAGTTTCGTCCGATCCCGAAACGCTCACGCTGACCATCGTCGCGGACTATCCCTGCACGCTGGAGCGGCTGTGGGAGGCGTATGTGGACCCGCGGCAGCTGGAGCGCTTCTGGGGCCCCGAGCAGTGGCCGGCGACGTTTACGCGGCACGAGGTGTATCCCGGCGGCGAGTCGCACTACTACATGACGGGCCCAAACGGCGAGATGTCGCGCGGCTGGTTCAAGTTCATGCGCGTCGATCCGTACGCCTTGATGGAGATGGAAGACGGCTTCGCCGACGAGGACGGCAACCGCAACGCGGCGATGCCGACGATGCGGATGTCGTTCCGCTTCGAGCGCACGAAGCAGGGCGCGCGCTACACCAGCGTGACGCACTTCCCGAGCCTCGAAGCGATGGAACAGCTGGTGAAGATGGGCATGATCGAGGGCACGAAGTCGGCGATGGGCCAGATCGACGCGGTCCTGGCGGACCTGAAGGCCTTTGCGGCCGATCGCACGGTGGACGCGCAGATCCTCAGCGACACGCAGGTGCGTATCAGTCGCGTCATCCGCGGCAGCGTGGAGCAGGTATGGCGCGCGCATCACGAGCCGGCATTGATGCAGCGCTGGTTGCTCGGCCCCGATGGCTGGACGATGCCGGTCTGCGAAGTCGCGACGAGGGTGGGGCAGTCGTACCGCTACGAGTGGGAGTCCGACGACAAGGCGCAGCGCTTCGGCTTCACGGGCGAACTGCTCGAGTCGACGGCGCCCTACCGTGCGGTGACCAGCGAGCAGATGATGGGCATGGACGGACCGGGCACGCGCAACGAGATGACGCTGACGGCACTTCCGACCGGCACTTTGCTGAGTCTCGTGATCACGTATCCGAGCAAGGAGATCCGTGACATGGTGCTCGGCACGGGCATGACGGTCGGCATGGAGACCAGCTACGCGCGGTTGGAGCGCGAGGTCCTCGCGGTGGCGTGA
- a CDS encoding ArsR/SmtB family transcription factor: MVARISPSEDELDQLFRALADRTRRDIVARLMAGEPASVSVLAERYDMSWAAVQKHVAVLEEAGLVTKQAQGRERIVRGNPQRLAQARTLLQQLERLWFERFSQLDAILAEPRPPKR, encoded by the coding sequence ATGGTTGCACGTATATCTCCTTCCGAGGACGAGCTCGACCAGCTCTTCCGGGCCCTCGCCGACCGCACGCGGCGCGACATCGTCGCGCGGCTGATGGCCGGCGAGCCGGCGTCGGTGTCGGTGCTCGCCGAGCGCTACGACATGTCCTGGGCGGCCGTGCAGAAGCACGTGGCCGTGCTGGAGGAGGCGGGGCTGGTGACCAAGCAGGCGCAGGGCCGCGAGCGCATCGTGCGCGGCAATCCCCAGCGGCTGGCGCAGGCGCGCACGCTGCTCCAACAGCTCGAACGCCTGTGGTTCGAGCGCTTCAGCCAGCTCGACGCGATCCTCGCCGAGCCCCGTCCTCCGAAGAGGTAA